The segment TGACCTAATTATGACATGCACATCCTTGAATTCAAGAAACCTATCTTTTGGGTTTAAAATAGGTAATAGTGACAATGGCTTTAATGTTCAGCAGATTTTGTCAGAAGGCAAGTCAGTGATTGAAGGTTTTAACACTGCTGAGTCCATATTTAATTTAGCAAGAAAGCTAAAGATAAAAATGCCTATATGTGAAGCGGTCTATAGATTATTGTATGAAAGCGCCTCTATAGAGGATACTATTTCTGTTCTTATAAGTTAATTTTGTATTTGGATATATTGTGAAATTTTTATATAAATTAATATCAACGTGGTGGCTGTCTGGAACAGTAAAAAAAATGCCAGGTACTGTGGGTAGTTTGGCTTCTTTTCTGCTTGTTCCTGTAATCCTGAGCAACAAAATTTTAGGTGCAGCAATTATTTCTTTTTTATTCTTAATTGGATTATGGTCTACAGGTAATTATATAAAACATTACAAGACTTCATGTGATCCAAAAGAGGTAGTAATTGACGAAGTGGTCGGTCAATTGCTGACGATACTTTTAGTTTCGATATTGTTAAGCCAAGAGATGAATTGCTCTTCATTGTTGTTGTGCTTTTTTTCTTTTAGGTTTTTTGATATAATAAAAACGTGGCCTATAAATTTGATCGATAAAAATACCAAAGGTCCTTTAGGTATTATGCTAGATGACGTTATAGCTGCAATTTTAGCCTGTGTTCTTATAGGAGCCTTTTATTGTTTATTGTTGGTGTATGCAGGATAAAAAAATTTATTATTCAAGCTTAGTTGTTCAAAATCTAAAGGATTATATACTGTACACAGCAAATTTATCTGAGTGGGAAGTACACGATGAATTTGATAACATCATATTTACAATAAATGGTACCAGGGAGTCATTATTTAATTTTGTGTTCTGTGGAGATCAATGTACCGAGCTTTCTATACAAAAAACTCTAGATTATCTCAGAACAAGAGATATAGAAGCAACATGGGTAATAAATTCACATATAAAAATAAGAGATATTTTAGAAAAGTGTGAAATAAAACACGTTAGCACACCAAAAAAAGCTTTACTTAATATGAAAAATTACTTTTTACCTGCTGATGTTATTCCAAACTTGAGGTTAAATGCTGTAAATGGTAGCGACCTCTTAGAACAGTTAGATTTACACACTTCTAAAATTTTTTATCATGGCGTTGGAATTGTCAGCACATTTTTTCGTGGATTATCAAATTATGATGATAAGAACTCAAGATTAAGATTTTTTCTTGTAACACTAAATAATGAAATTATTGGGACATGCGGTCTTTATGTTCAAGACAGCGTAGCTGGTTTTTATAGTGATGGAGTTTTACCAATTTACAGGAATCGTGGAATAGGTACTCAAATGGTTTTAGAAAGAATAAAGATAGCTAAACAGCTTGAATGCAAATATATAGTAGCACATTGTATGAAATCTTCTGTGAACCTTTATAAGAGATTGGGCTTTCGAATGTTAGGCAATCTTTACTTATATACCTCTTCAGCATAATTCTGAGCGGTTACAAATTTTTACATTTGTTTTAAAAGTACTATGTTTTTTTTGTATGAAGTGGTTTTAATATTGATTCTAATATTATTCTTTCTCTCTTATTCTAAATTAAAAATTAGTAATAAGATTAAGAACTTACAGCATCAAAATGTTATCATAAATAATTTAATTGATACTGTGAATGATGGGTTTTATATTTGGGATGCAAAAAAACGTATAGAAAAGTTCTCTCCCAATTTACTAATTTTGCTTAATACTGTTTTTTACTCATTTAATGAGTTTGTGAATTTTTTTGAGCAATCAGAAAGCTTAATTAAAAATTTTGTTGAGGCAAAGGAAATAAATAAATCTTTTACTCTAGATTTAAAGTCAAAAGACGGTGAGGTTTATTGCATATGTTACGGTAGAAGCATAATAGATGATTCTAACAATGTAATAGGTGTGCTGTTATGGATAAGGAATGTCTCAGACTGTAAGATAAAGGCTAACGGACTTGAGTTAGAAAATAGTAAGCTTACACAGGAAGTGGAGAGCTATAAAAACGTTTTCAACTCTTTACCATTTCCAATACTAAGATATAACAAGAGTAGAAAGGTGGAATTTTATAACTTGTTTTATGATAAATATGTAGATGGTTCTAAGAAATTTGCTATTACCGGTAGCGCTCATAGCACAAAACCAGGAAGACATGTCATAACTTATAAGAACGAACCTAAGGTTTTCGATTTTGTTAAAATTCCAATACAAGGTTCTGGTAGCATAGTAATGTATGGGAAAGATGTTAGTGATGCAGAGAAATTATATACTGAATTAAACAGTTATTTAGCTACACAGAAAAATTTGCTTGAGAGGTTACCGGTTGCTATAGTAATATATAGTAAGAATCAAAAGCTAAAATTTTATAATAATGCTTTTATAAAAACCTTTCAATTTGACCCAAAATTTTTGGCATCTTACCCAACTTATCACGAAGTTATGCTTTACCTCTTCGAATCTAAAAAGCTTTTAGAAAAAGAGGATTTTCAAACTATTAGTAACCAAAGACATGAGTTGTTCAAAAAATTATTTGAATCGTACGATGATACGATGCATTTCACAAACGGAAAAGCGTTCAGGGTATTAACAATACCCTACGCTTCGGAAGGTTTGCTGTTCTCTTACGAAGAATGCAAAAGATGATACTTAAACTCCTTCTCTCTCTACCATGAGCTGTTTTACTTTCGCTATTGCTCTTGCTGGATTAAGTCCTTTAGGACAAGTTTTTGTGCAATTCATTATTGTATGACAACGATACAACTTGAATGGGTCGTTTAAAACATCAAGTCTTTCACCTGTCTTATTATCACGGCTGTCAGCAATCCATCTGTAGGCTTGTAATAGTATTGCTGGTCCTAAAAATTTATCACTATTCCACCAGTAGCTTGGACAACCAGTTGAACAGCAAGCACATAATATACAGTCGGACAAGCCATCTAATTTTTTTCTATCTTTAGGAGATTGAGAGTATTCTTTATTTGGTAGGGCAGGCTTATCTGCTTGTAACCAAGGTTTAATTGATTTGTATTGCTCATAAAATTGGCTCAAGTCCGAGACTAGGTCCTTTATCACATACATGTGAGGTAATGGATATATTTTTACGTCACCTTTTATATCGTGTATAGATCTAGTACATGCAAGAGTATTGGTTCCGTCAATATTCATGGCACAAGATCCACATATGCCTTCTCTACAAGAACGTCTGAAAGTTAAAGTCGAATCTATTTCATCCTTTATTTTTATTAATGCATCAAGTACCATAGGGCCACAACTATCTATATCAATAAAAAATGTGTCTATTCTAGGGTTTTTCTCGTTATCAGCAGACCAACGGTAAATTT is part of the Wolbachia endosymbiont (group A) of Anomoia purmunda genome and harbors:
- a CDS encoding phosphatidylglycerophosphatase A — protein: MKFLYKLISTWWLSGTVKKMPGTVGSLASFLLVPVILSNKILGAAIISFLFLIGLWSTGNYIKHYKTSCDPKEVVIDEVVGQLLTILLVSILLSQEMNCSSLLLCFFSFRFFDIIKTWPINLIDKNTKGPLGIMLDDVIAAILACVLIGAFYCLLLVYAG
- a CDS encoding succinate dehydrogenase iron-sulfur subunit, which translates into the protein MVQFSLPKNSKINQKGKIYPIPARAKNIRRFQIYRWSADNEKNPRIDTFFIDIDSCGPMVLDALIKIKDEIDSTLTFRRSCREGICGSCAMNIDGTNTLACTRSIHDIKGDVKIYPLPHMYVIKDLVSDLSQFYEQYKSIKPWLQADKPALPNKEYSQSPKDRKKLDGLSDCILCACCSTGCPSYWWNSDKFLGPAILLQAYRWIADSRDNKTGERLDVLNDPFKLYRCHTIMNCTKTCPKGLNPARAIAKVKQLMVEREGV
- a CDS encoding GNAT family N-acetyltransferase, which gives rise to MQDKKIYYSSLVVQNLKDYILYTANLSEWEVHDEFDNIIFTINGTRESLFNFVFCGDQCTELSIQKTLDYLRTRDIEATWVINSHIKIRDILEKCEIKHVSTPKKALLNMKNYFLPADVIPNLRLNAVNGSDLLEQLDLHTSKIFYHGVGIVSTFFRGLSNYDDKNSRLRFFLVTLNNEIIGTCGLYVQDSVAGFYSDGVLPIYRNRGIGTQMVLERIKIAKQLECKYIVAHCMKSSVNLYKRLGFRMLGNLYLYTSSA